The following is a genomic window from Janibacter sp. DB-40.
TGGCGCAGCTTCGGGGCCTCGCCGTCGATGGCGGTCTTGGCGGTGCGCAGGAAGTTGCTCACCGTGACACCGGGGACCTCGACGGGGTACTGCATGGCGAGGAAGAGTCCCGCACGGGCGCGCTCGTCGACGCTCATCGACAGCACGTCCTCGCCGTCGAGGGTGATCGACCCGGAGGTGACCGTGTACTTGGGGTGACCGGCGATGGAGTACGCGAGGGTCGACTTGCCGGAGCCGTTGGGCCCCATGATCGCGTGCGTCTCACCGGACTTGAGGGTCAGCGTGACGCCCTTGAGGATCTCCTTGGAGCCCTCCTCGGTGTCGACGCTGACGTGCAGGTCCTTGATCTCGAGCGTTGCCATTCTGTTCGTCCTTCGTAAGTCGAAATAAGTGTGGTGGGCCGGCGACCGTCAGACCGTGCGCGGCGCCTCGTCGGAGAGCGCGACGAACACCTCGCCGTCGGTGACTCGCGTGGTGTGCACGACCACGGGGACCGTGGCCGGCAGGCTGGTCGGCTTGCCGGACAGGAGGTTGAACCGCGAGCCGTGCAGCCAGCACTCGATCTCGCAGCCCTCGACGTCGCCCTCGGACAGCGACACCCGTCCGTGCGTGCACTCGTCGTCGATGCAGTGCACGTCGCCGTCCTCGGTGTGGATGATCGAGACGATCCGTCCCTGGATCTCCGCCTTGGCAGCGCCCACGTCCGGCAGCTCGTCGAGCCGGCAGACGCGGACGAAGTCGGCCTCGGTCGCGGTGCTCATGCGCTCGCCCCCGAGCTCGCCTCGAGCTCCTCGTCGATGGCGGCCATGACCTTCTCGCTGATCTCGGCGTCACCGATGCGCTGGACGATGCTGTGGAAGAAGCCGCGCACGACGAGGCGACGCGCCAGCTCCTGCGGGATGCCGCGGGACTGCAGGTAGAACAGCTGCTGGTCGTCGAAGCGTCCGGTCGTCGAGGCGTGGCCGGCACCGACGATCTCGCCGGTCTCGATCTCGAGGTTGGGCACCGAGTCCGCCCGCGCCCCGTCGGTGAGGACGAGGTTGCGGTTGAGCTCGTAGGTGTCGGTCCCCTCCGCGGCAGCCCGGATGAGCACGTCGCCCACCCAGACCGTCTGCGCCGTCTCGCCCTGCAGCGCGCCCTTGTACTCGACGTTGCTGCGGCAGTGCGGGGCCTCGTGGTCGACGAAGAGCCGGTGCTCCAGGTGCTGTCCGGCGTCGGCGAAGTACACACCCAGGCCCTCGAAGGACCCACCGGGGCCGGCGTAGGTCGCGTTGGTGTTCAGGCGCACGATGCCGCCGCCGATGGAGACCGCGATGTGCCGCACCGACGCGTCCCGGCCGACCACGACGTCGTGCTGGCCGAGGTGGTGGGTGTCGTCCTCCCAGTCCTGCAGGCTTACGACCGTGACCGTGGAGCCGTCGCCGGCCAGCACCGTCACCAGCTCGGTGAAGTCGGTCGAGCCGGTGTGGTTGAGCACGATCGTCGCCGAGGCGAAGGCACCGACCCGCACGACCATGTGGCCGTGGACGGTCTCGCGCTGGACGCCATCGAGGTGGATGCGTACCGGCTCGGTGAGCTCGGCCTCCTTCGGCACGTCGACGAGGGCGATGCCCTCACCGTGGGCCGCCGCCAGCGCCGCCGGCCGGTCCACCGGCTTGGGCAGCGAGTCGCGACCCAGCTCCTCCACGGAGCTCGTCGTGAGCGTGACGCCCTCCGGCAGGTGCGTGGTCCACTCGAGCGTGGCGCTGCTCGGCTCGTCCGCCAGGAGGGTCGTCAGGCGGCTGATCGGGGTGAACCGCCAGTCCTCCTCGCGGCCCTCGGGCATCGGGAAGTCGGCGACCTCCCAGGAGCGGGTGCGCTCCGCCCGGGACTGGTCCGGGACCATCGTCTCGCCGGAGTGGGTGTGAGCCTGTCGGCTCGGGGTGTCAGCCAGCAGGCTCATCAGCCAACGGCTCCTTCCATCTGGAGTTCAATGAGGCGGTTCAGCTCGAGGGCGTACTCCATCGGCAGCTCCTTCGCGATCGGCTCGACGAAGCCGCGCACGATCATCGCCATCGCCTCCTCCTCGTTCATCCCGCGGGACATGAGGTAGAAGAGCTGGTCGGCGGAGACCTTCGACACGGTCGCCTCGTGACCCATCTGCACGTCGTCCTCGCGGACGTCGACGTACGGATAGGTGTCCGATCGGCTGATGGTGTCGACGAGCAGCGCGTCACAGACCACGTTCGACTTCGAGTTCGTCGCTCCCTCGAGGACCTGGACCAGTCCGCGGTAGGAGGTGCGTCCACCACCGCGGGCGACGGACTTGGAGATGATCGAGCTGGAGGTGTTGGGCGCGGCGTGGACCATCTTGGCCCCGGCGTCCTGGTGCTGGCCCTCGCCGGCGAGGGCGACGGAGAGGGTCTCGCCCTTGGCGTACTCACCCATGAGGAAGCAGGCGGGGTACTTCATCGTCACCTTGGAGCCGATGTTGCCGTCGACCCACTCCATCGTGCCGCCCTCCTCGACCGTGGTGCGCTTGGTCACGAGGTTGTACACGTTGTTCGACCAGTTCTGGATCGTCGTGTACCGCACGCGGGCGTTCTTCTTCACGACGATCTCGACGACGGCGCTGTGCAGCGACGCGGTCGTGTAGATCGGTGCGGTGCAGCCCTCGACGTAGTGCACGGAGGAGCCCTCGTCGGCGATGATCAGCGTCCGCTCGAACTGGCCCATGTTCTCGGTGTTGATCCGGAAGTAGGCCTGCAGCGGGATGTCGACGTGGACGCCCGGCGGCACGTAGATGAAGGAACCACCCGACCAGACGGCGGTGTTCAGCGCCGAGAACTTGTTGTCCCCGGCCGGGATGACGGTGCCGAAGTACTCCCGGAAGAGGTCCTCGTGCTCACGCAGGCCGGAGTCGGTGTCGACGAAGATGACGCCCTTCTCCTCCAGGTCCTCCCGGATCTGGTGGTAGACGACCTCCGACTCGTACTGGGCCGCGACGCCCGCGACGAGGCGCTGCTTCTCCGCCTCGGGGATGCCGAGCTTGTCGTAGGTGTTGCGGATGTCCTCGGGCAGGTCCTCCCAGGAGCTGGCCTGGTTCTCGGTGGACTTCACGAAGTACTTGATGTTCTGGAAGTCGATCCCGGTGAGGTCGCTCCCCCAGCTGGGCATCGGCTTCTTGCCGAAGAGACGCAGCGACTTCAGGCGCAGGTCACGCATCCACTGCGGCTCGTTCTTGCGGTCGCTGATGTCCCGCACGACGTCCTCGTTGAGGCCCCGCTTGGCCGACTCACCGGCCGCGTCGCTGTCGGACCAGCCGTACTCGTAGCGGCCGATGTCCTTGAGCCCTGGGTTCAGCTCTTCGATGTTGGTGCTCATCGGGTGGACCTCTCTGTGTTGGGTCGCGCCCCCGGCGTGGGGACGAAGGTGGTGCAGACGTGGTTGCCCTGGGCCAGGGTGGCCAGGCGCTGGACGTGGACGCCGAGAAGGCGGCTGAATGCGTCGGTCTCCGCCTCGCACAGCTCCGGGAACTCCGTGGCGACGTGCTGGACCGGGCAGTGTCCCTGGCACAGCTGGACACCGACGCTGCTGTCCTCGCCGACCGGACGGGCGCTGGCAGCGTAGCCCTCGAGGCGCAGGGCCTCGACGAGGGCCTGCGTACGGGCGCGGGGATCCTCCCCTGCGGCATCGAGCCGCTCCCGGACACGCTCCTCCAGACCGGCGACCCGCGTGTCGGCGAAGGCACGCACTGCGTCCTCGCCGCCCTGCGCGCGCAGGAAGCGCATCACCTCGGAGGCCAGCTCGTCGTACTCGGACACGAGGTGGTCGTGGCCGGAGTCGGCCACGACCCACTCCCGGGCCGGACGGCCGCGGCCCCGCTTGCCCTGGTGGGGCGCCCGACTGCTGACCGAGGAGTCCTCGGCCAGCTGGTCGAGATGTCGCCGCACCCCGGTGGCCGTGAGGCCGAGCCGGTGGGCGATGTCCGCCGCGGTGATCGGCCCGTGCTCGCTGATCACCGCGAGCACGCGCTCGCGGGTGCTCGCATCACGGGTCTCGGCGTCGCCGTGCGACGTCGAGGTCTCCCGCGCTGAATTAAACACACTCCCATGTTACGTAATTATGGGCGGGAGACAACAAAGGCACCCCTAACCGTGGGCCGCGCTTGCGCTTGCCTAGACTTGTCCCTCGTGACTCGAGCCGTTGTCGTGGAGGACCTGCGCCGCGTCTTCGGCGACGTGGTCGCCGTCGACGGGGCCACGTGGGGCGCCGACACGGGTGAGATCACCTGCGTGCTCGGACCGAACGGCGCCGGCAAGACCACCACGATCGAGTGCCTCGAGGGGCTCCTGCGCCCCGACTCCGGCACCTGCCGCGTCCTCGGCACGAACCCGTGGCAGGCGGACGCGACCCACCGCGCCCGGGTCGGCGTGATGCTCCAGGACGGCGGACTCCCCCAGAGCGTCAACGCCCGGCGCCTGCTGACCCACCTCGGACGACTGCACATGAGCGAGCAGGCGGCCGAGCTGGTCGAGCGCCTCGACATCGCCCCCTTCGCCACGACCCCCATCCGGCGGCTCAGCGGCGGTCAACGCCAGCGGGTCGCCCTGGCCGCCGCGCTCGTCGGCGGACCCCGGGTCGCCTTCCTCGACGAACCCACCGCCGGGCTCGACCCGCACGCACGGATGGACGTGTGGGACCTGCTGCGCGAGCAGGCGCACGCCGGTGTCGGCCTCGTCGTGACCACCCACAGCTTCGAGGAGGCCGAGCGCCTGGCGGCGCGCGTGGTGATCCTCGACCACGGTCGCGTCGTCGCCGACGGGACGCCGGAGCAGATCGCCGCCGGCGGCCGTCTCGAGGACGCCTACTTCTCGCTCACCGGAGGCACGCGTGATCGCTGAGGCCACGACCCACGTCCCGACACCTGCCCCGCGAGGGCAGCGGGTGGTGGCCCAGGCGCGCTTCGAGGCGAGCATCCTCCTGCGCAACGGCGAGCAGCTGCTCGTCTCCCTCGTCCTGCCGGTGCTGGCCCTGGTCGCGCTCGTCACGGTGTCCTACCCGGACCTGTCGACGCCGCGCATCGCGGTGGTCGCACCCGGCGTCCTCGCCCTGGCCCTCGTCTCGACTGCGTTCACGGGCCAGGCGATCCAGACCGCCTTCGACCGTCGCTACGGCGTGCTGCGCATGCTCGCGACCACCCCGGTCGGGACCGACGGCCTTCTCGCGGGCAAGGCCCTGGCGATCGGCGCGGTCGCGGCCGGCCAGCTCACGGTCCTCGGGCTCCTCGCGGTCGTCATGGGCTGGCGGCCGGACCCCCTGGGACTGCTCCTCGCGCCGGTGACGGGAGCGCTCGGCGTGTGGGTCTTCGTCGCCCTCGCCCTGCTCGTGGCCGGGGCCATGCGCGCCGAGGCCGTCCTCGCGGTCGCCAACCTCGCGTGGGTCCTCCTGGCCGGCGCGGGCGGGCTCCTGCTCCCCGGAGGGACCCTCGGCAGCAGCGTCGCCGCCGTCGTCCGGTGGCTGCCCTCCGGCGCCCTCGGCGACGCCTTCCGCGCGCAGCTGGCGCACGGCAGCGTGCCGCTCCTGCCCTGGCTGGTCCTGCTCGTGTGGGGCGTCGGTCTGAGCCTGGCCGTCCTGCGCACCTTCCGTTGGCGCGACTGACCCGGCCCGGCGACGGGTCCCACCGGACCGCGACATACCGTAGTGGCGTGTCCGAGTACCCCGCAGCCGCGCGCACGTGGCTGCCTCGCCTGCTCCTGCTCAACCTGGTCGTCGAGATCGGCATCGTCCTCACCGGTGGCCTCGTGCGTCTCACGGGATCCGGGCTCGGGTGCCCCACGTGGCCGCAGTGCACACCGGGGTCCTACGTCCCCACGGTCGAGCAGGCCGAGGGGTTCCACAAGTTCATCGAGTTCGGCAACCGCACCCTCACCGGGGTCGTCGGCATCGCCGCCCTCGTCCTGCTCATCGCCCTCCTCCGCTGGGCACGCGACCGCCCCGAGCTGATCCGCGGCACCTGGGTCGTGCTCGGTGGCGTCGCGGCGCAGGCGATCGTCGGGGGCATCACGGTGCTCACCGGACTCAACCCGTGGATCGTCGGTTTCCACTTCCTCTGCTCGATGGCGATCATCGCGGTCTCGGCGTGGTTGCTGTGGCGTTACCCCCAGGGCCCCGGGCCCACCCGCTCACTTGTCCACCCGCTGGTGGACCTCACGACGTGGGCGCTCTGTGTCGTGGCCGTGGTCGTGCTCGTCCTCGGCACCATGGTGACGGGCTCCGGCCCGCACTCCGGTGACGCGGACGTCCCCGCCCGTACCGGCTTCGATCCCCGCACGATCTCCTGGCTGCACGCCGACGCCGTCATGCTCTTCATCGGGATCGTCGTCGCCGTCTGGCTCGGGGCCCGGCTCACCGAGCGCACGGAGGGCTCCGCCCGCGCCTGGGGCGTCGTCCTCCTCGTCACCCTCGCCCAGGGCCTCGTCGGCTACGTGCAGTACCTGACGAAGCTGCCCGAGGTCCTCGTCCTGGCCCACATGTTCGGCGCGGCCGCGCTCGTCGTCGTCATCGCCCGCGCCCTCGTCCTCTCCCGCGAGCCGGTGCAGTCCCCGGCCTG
Proteins encoded in this region:
- a CDS encoding ABC transporter permease, with the protein product MIAEATTHVPTPAPRGQRVVAQARFEASILLRNGEQLLVSLVLPVLALVALVTVSYPDLSTPRIAVVAPGVLALALVSTAFTGQAIQTAFDRRYGVLRMLATTPVGTDGLLAGKALAIGAVAAGQLTVLGLLAVVMGWRPDPLGLLLAPVTGALGVWVFVALALLVAGAMRAEAVLAVANLAWVLLAGAGGLLLPGGTLGSSVAAVVRWLPSGALGDAFRAQLAHGSVPLLPWLVLLVWGVGLSLAVLRTFRWRD
- a CDS encoding COX15/CtaA family protein, with translation MSEYPAAARTWLPRLLLLNLVVEIGIVLTGGLVRLTGSGLGCPTWPQCTPGSYVPTVEQAEGFHKFIEFGNRTLTGVVGIAALVLLIALLRWARDRPELIRGTWVVLGGVAAQAIVGGITVLTGLNPWIVGFHFLCSMAIIAVSAWLLWRYPQGPGPTRSLVHPLVDLTTWALCVVAVVVLVLGTMVTGSGPHSGDADVPARTGFDPRTISWLHADAVMLFIGIVVAVWLGARLTERTEGSARAWGVVLLVTLAQGLVGYVQYLTKLPEVLVLAHMFGAAALVVVIARALVLSREPVQSPA
- a CDS encoding ABC transporter ATP-binding protein; its protein translation is MTRAVVVEDLRRVFGDVVAVDGATWGADTGEITCVLGPNGAGKTTTIECLEGLLRPDSGTCRVLGTNPWQADATHRARVGVMLQDGGLPQSVNARRLLTHLGRLHMSEQAAELVERLDIAPFATTPIRRLSGGQRQRVALAAALVGGPRVAFLDEPTAGLDPHARMDVWDLLREQAHAGVGLVVTTHSFEEAERLAARVVILDHGRVVADGTPEQIAAGGRLEDAYFSLTGGTRDR
- the sufB gene encoding Fe-S cluster assembly protein SufB, coding for MSTNIEELNPGLKDIGRYEYGWSDSDAAGESAKRGLNEDVVRDISDRKNEPQWMRDLRLKSLRLFGKKPMPSWGSDLTGIDFQNIKYFVKSTENQASSWEDLPEDIRNTYDKLGIPEAEKQRLVAGVAAQYESEVVYHQIREDLEEKGVIFVDTDSGLREHEDLFREYFGTVIPAGDNKFSALNTAVWSGGSFIYVPPGVHVDIPLQAYFRINTENMGQFERTLIIADEGSSVHYVEGCTAPIYTTASLHSAVVEIVVKKNARVRYTTIQNWSNNVYNLVTKRTTVEEGGTMEWVDGNIGSKVTMKYPACFLMGEYAKGETLSVALAGEGQHQDAGAKMVHAAPNTSSSIISKSVARGGGRTSYRGLVQVLEGATNSKSNVVCDALLVDTISRSDTYPYVDVREDDVQMGHEATVSKVSADQLFYLMSRGMNEEEAMAMIVRGFVEPIAKELPMEYALELNRLIELQMEGAVG
- the sufD gene encoding Fe-S cluster assembly protein SufD, producing MSLLADTPSRQAHTHSGETMVPDQSRAERTRSWEVADFPMPEGREEDWRFTPISRLTTLLADEPSSATLEWTTHLPEGVTLTTSSVEELGRDSLPKPVDRPAALAAAHGEGIALVDVPKEAELTEPVRIHLDGVQRETVHGHMVVRVGAFASATIVLNHTGSTDFTELVTVLAGDGSTVTVVSLQDWEDDTHHLGQHDVVVGRDASVRHIAVSIGGGIVRLNTNATYAGPGGSFEGLGVYFADAGQHLEHRLFVDHEAPHCRSNVEYKGALQGETAQTVWVGDVLIRAAAEGTDTYELNRNLVLTDGARADSVPNLEIETGEIVGAGHASTTGRFDDQQLFYLQSRGIPQELARRLVVRGFFHSIVQRIGDAEISEKVMAAIDEELEASSGASA
- a CDS encoding non-heme iron oxygenase ferredoxin subunit produces the protein MSTATEADFVRVCRLDELPDVGAAKAEIQGRIVSIIHTEDGDVHCIDDECTHGRVSLSEGDVEGCEIECWLHGSRFNLLSGKPTSLPATVPVVVHTTRVTDGEVFVALSDEAPRTV
- a CDS encoding metalloregulator ArsR/SmtB family transcription factor; protein product: MFNSARETSTSHGDAETRDASTRERVLAVISEHGPITAADIAHRLGLTATGVRRHLDQLAEDSSVSSRAPHQGKRGRGRPAREWVVADSGHDHLVSEYDELASEVMRFLRAQGGEDAVRAFADTRVAGLEERVRERLDAAGEDPRARTQALVEALRLEGYAASARPVGEDSSVGVQLCQGHCPVQHVATEFPELCEAETDAFSRLLGVHVQRLATLAQGNHVCTTFVPTPGARPNTERSTR